One Actinomycetospora corticicola genomic window, CCGTGCGGGAGGCGGGGCGGCGGATGATCACCCCGATGCTGATGGTGATGATCGCCATCGGGCTGACCGACCTGCTGTTCGCCCTGGACTCCATCCCGGCGATCTTCGGGCTCACCAAGGACCCCTACATCGTCTTCACCGCCAACGCCTTCGCCCTGCTCGGGCTGCGCCAGCTGTACTTCCTGCTCGGCGGGCTGCTCTCCCGGCTGGTGTACCTGCAGTACGGGCTCGGGGTGATCCTGGCGTTCATCGGGGTCAAACTGGTCCTCGAAGCCCTGCACACCAACACCGTGCCGTTCATCCACGCCGGCCGGCCGGTGGACGTGCCGCTGATCGGGATCGAGCTCTCCCTCGCCGTGATCATCGGCGTCCTCGCCGTCACCACCGTCGCCAGCCTCATCCGCACCCGGGCGAGCAAGGACCGCGATCTCGAATCGGTGTGAGGCCTCACGGCGCCCGCGCCTCACGGATGGCACTCTCGATGACGTGAGCGCGGACGCCGGCACGGATCTCGAGACTCGGTGACGGCTGTCCTCGACCGCCTGCGCCCGGGGGGCGACGGCGGGACGCCCCCGCCCATCCGGTCGATCCGGGTCCGGCGCTGGACCGTCGTCGCGGTGGTGGCGGCGCTCCTCGTGGCGATCCCCGCCGTCGTGGCCGCCTGGCCCGTGTCGCCCGCCGTCCAGGTGTCCCCGACGGAGCTGCGCGATCGGGTCGCCGCCTCCGGGAACCTCCCGTGGTCCGGGTACGCCGAGGCATCCGGCGGCCTGAACCTGCCCGACGTCGCACAGTTCTCCGACGTCACCACGCTGCTGTCCGGGACCTCGCGGCTGCGCGGCTGGTACGCGGCGCCCGACCGGGTGCGGGTCGACCAGCTCTACGCGGGCGGCGAGCGCAGCCGCTACACCACGGCGACCGGCCAGGTGGTGTGGGACTACGGCGCGCAGCTGCTCACCTACGTCCGGCGGGACCCGCTCGTGCGGCTGCCCCGCCCGGACGACCTGCTCCCGCCCCAGCTCGCACGGCGGCTGCTCTCCGGGACCCTGCCCGACGATCCCGTGTCCGGTCTGCCGGCCCGACGCGTCGCCGGGGTGGACGCGGCGGGGTTCCGCGTCACGATCGCCGACCCGCGCACCACGGTGGGCGCGCTCGACGTCTGGGCCGACCCGGTCGACGGCCTCCCGGTCGCGGTCGAGGTGCGCACGAAGAGCGCCGCGGGGGCGCTCGCGGGAGGACCCGTCGTCGGGACCAGCTTCCTCGAGCTCGACCGCGAGGTGCCGGACCCGGCGGTGTTCGTGGCCCAGCCGACGCCCGGCGTCGGGGTGACCCGCAGCCCCACCTCGGACCTGTTCGGCGTGCTCGGCCGCGGCAGCCCGGACGCCGTGCCGCCCGCGGTGGACGGCGTCGACCGGGTGACGCCGCAGCGCGGGTTCGCGGCGATCGGGAAGTACGGGACGACGTTGTCGCAGCTGATCGTGGTCCCGCTGCCCGCCGACATCGCCTCCTCGCTGCTCGACAACATCGACGACGCCGGGTCCGCCGGCCGGACCATCACGGTCACCGCCCCGGAGAACGCGACCGGGCGCACCGCCAACGCGACCGCCGGCGCCCTCGAGTCCTCGCTGCTGCGCCTGGCCGTGCTCCGCGTGGGCAACCGGGCGTGGGCGGTCGGTGGGCTCGTGACCGACGACGTCCTCGACCGCGCCGTGACCGACATCGCCGCCGACTCTGGAGCACCGTGACCAACCTGGGTGAACGCAGCGACGGGGCCCGTCGCTCGACGGGCGTGCGCACCCCGAGCCAGCCGGTGCCCGTCCAGCGGGCGCGACCGCTCCCGGGGCCCCCGGTCGACACCCCGCTGGTCATCGAGACCCGGGGGCTGACCAAGCGGTACGGCTCGCGCGCCGCGGTCGACGAGGTCGACCTGCACGTGGCCGAGGGCGACCGCTACGGCTTCCTGGGTCCGAACGGCTCGGGCAAGACGACCATGGTCCGGATGCTGCTCGGGCTCGTCTTCGCGACCCGCGGGGAGATCCGGGTCCTGGGCCACGAGGTGCCGCGTGAGGTCCACCGGGTGCTCCCGCGGATCGGCGCGATGGTCGAGGGCCCGGCGGCCTACGGGCACCTCTCGGGCCGCGCCAACCTCGACCTGCTGGACGCCTCGGGCCCCGGTCCCCGCGCGGGTCGCCGACGGCGGGTGGGCGAGGCCATGGAGCGCGTCGGACTCGGCGGGGTCGACCGCCGACCGGTGCGCACCTACTCGCTCGGCATGCGCCAGCGGCTGGGGCTCGCGGGCGCGCTGCTGTCCAAGCCCGACCTGCTCATCCTCGACGAGCCGACCAACGGGCTCGACCCGCACGGCATCCGGGAGATCCGCGAACTGCTGATCGAGCTGAACCACGAGGGGACCACCGTCTTCCTCTCCAGCCACCTGCTGGCCGAGATCGAGGCCCTCTGCACCCAGGTCGGGGTGGTGGACCGCGGACGGCTCGTGCTCGAGGAACCGCTGGACGCGGTGCGGCGCCACACCGGGCGGGTCGTGGTGACCACACCCGACGTCGAGCGCGCAGCAGCGGCGCTCGGGTCCGCGCTGGTGGACCGCACGCCGGACGGCGGGCTCGTGGTCAGCCCCGCCGACGACGCGGGAGCGGCGGGCCTCGCCCGCCACCTCGTCGGAGCCGGTGTGCGCCTCGACGCGCTGGAGCCGGAGACGGTGAGCCTCGAGGACGTCGTCGTGCGCATCACGGGCCCCGGGAGCGACCGCGCATGATGGTGGTCGAGCTGCGCAAGCTGTTCCGACGGCCGCGCACGTGGGTGACGATCGGGCTGCTCTGCCTGCTGCCGGCGATCGTCGCGGTGTTCCTGGCGTCGACCCGGATCGCCCCGCCGCCGGGGCAGGGGGCGGCGTTCCTGTCCGCGGTGCTGGAGTCGGGGTCGCTGTACCCCGCGGCCGCGCTGGCCCTGGTGCTGCCGATCTTCCTGCCCGTCGCGGTGGCCGTGATCGCGGGCGACACGGTGGCCGGGGAGTCCGGCGCCGGGACGCTGCGGTACCTGCTCGTGCGGCCGGTCGGCCGGACGAAGCTGCTGGTGGCCAAGCTCGTGTCGGTCGTCGCCTTCGTGGTCGCGACGGTCGCCGCCGTGGCGGGCACGTCGTACGTGGTGGGCGTGACGCTGTTCGGCGCCGGCGATCCGGTCGCGGTGGTGAACGCGATCCCGCAGATCTCGGGCCCGGGCGGGGGAGGCTCGTCGAGTTCCGCCTCCGGGGGCGGCGGTGGCACCGGGGCGACCGCGCCGTCCGCGGGTGGCTCCGCCAGCGCCGCCGACCCGGCCGGACCGGCCCCGGCCGCGCCCGGAGCCCCGGCCGCGGGGCCCGACACCGGCTCGTCGAGCCAACTCGATCCCACCGAGGCCCGGGAGCGGGCCGCCGACTCCGTCGCGTCGCTCTCCGGCGACCCGCTCTCGCCCGCCGACCTGGCGCTGCGGCTGCTCGGGGCGATGGCCTACATCACGATCTCCATGCTCGGCGTCGGGGCGATCGCGCTGTTCCTCTCCACCGTGACCGCCTCCTCCCTCGGGGCGACCCTGGGGGCGCTCGCCGCGCTGATCTCCTCGCAGGTGCTCGTGACGCTGGACGCGGCCGCCTCGGTCACCCCGTACCTGCCCACGCGGTACTGGCTGGCCTGGATCGACTTCTTCCGCGACCCGATCTTCCTGCGCGACATCCGGGCCGGCCTGATCGTGCAGGCCGCCTACGTCGTGATCCTCATGCTCGCGGCCTGGGCGAACTTCACGACCAAGGACGTCGCGCAGTAGGCCGATCCCGCCCGGTGACGCCGGTACCGTCCCGACCATGGCCGTCCCGCAGAACGGGGTGCTCGCCCTCGGCACCTCCTCGCACGTCTACCTCGAGTTCGACCGCCGACCCCACGTGGACGCCGCCGCCCTCGCGCACGCGCTCGCGGAGCTCGCCGTCTCGGTCCGGACGACGGGTGCGGTCAGCCTCGTCGTCGGGATGCGCCCGGAGCTGTGGGCCGAGGCCGCGCCGCAGGACGCCCCGGCGGACGTGCACGGGTACGACGAGCCGGTCACCGGCCCGGACGGCTTCTCGATGCCCGCGACGCAGCACGACGCGGTGATCTGGGTGTCCGGCGGCAGTCGCTCGGTGGTGTTCGACGGCGGCACCACCGCGGTGGCCGCCCTCCACGGGGTCGCCGACCTCGCCGACGAGACCGCCGCCTGGTCCCACCACCACGACCGGGACCTCACCGGCTTCGAGGACGGCACCGAGAACCCGCCCGCGGCCGAGGCCCCCGGGGTCGTGCTCGTGCCGGACGGGCAGCCCGGCGCGGGCGGGTCGGTGCTCCTGCTGCAGAAGTGGCGCCACGACGCCGACCGCTGGACCGCGCTCGACCGCAGCACCCAGGAGGACGTCATCGGCCGGACGAAGCCCGACTCGGTCGAGCTCGACCCGAAGCCGGCGGACGCCCACGCCGCGCGGACCGACCAGGACACCTACGGCCACATCGTCCGTCGCAACTCCGCCTACGGGGACACCACCGACCACGGCACGATGTTCGTCGGCTTCTGCGCCTCGCAGGGGCCGCTCGCGGCGATGCTCGACGCCATGGCCGGGCAGGACGGTCCGCGGGACGCCCTGACCCGCTACACGACCGCCCTCACCGGCGCCTACTACGTCATCCCCGCCGCGGACAGCCTCGTCCGGCTCGCCCCCGCTCCGGCGGGCTGACCGAGCAGCGCCGCGAGGGTCGTCGTCCCCAGCACCTCCCCGTCCTTCCCGACGACGGGTGCTGCCGAGACCCCGGCGGCCAGGAGCCGCTCCCGGGCGTCGGCGAGCGTGTCGTCCGGACCGACCGTCACCGGGTCCGCCACGAGCTCCCCGGAGCGCCGTTCCACCCCGAGTAGCCGGCCGTCGTCGGCGACGCGCAGGCGGAGGCGCCCCGACCCGTCGTCCGGAACGGGGGACATGACCTCGTCGACGAACCGCACCGAGAAGGGGTCGACGGCGTACTCGCGGGAGAGATGCCCGCCGCGGCGGGCGATCTTCTCGGTCAGCACCGACCGGCGCAGGAGCAGGATCGACACGCCGTAGGCCGTGGCCGAGGCGATGAGCAGCGGGAGCAGCGCCGACCAGGCGTGGGTGAGCTCGAGCGAGAAGACCACGCCCGTCAGCGGCGAGCGCATCACACCACCGACCGTCGCCGCGAGCCCGACCAGCGCCCAGAACCCCGGCCCGACCGGCGGCAGGACCAGTCCGGCGAGCGCGCCGAGGGCCGCGCCGATCATGAACGTCGGCGCGAGCACCCCGCCCGACGTCCCCGAGCCGAGCGACAGCCCCCAGATCAGCGACTTCACCACGAGGATGCCGACGATCAGCGAGAGCGCGGCGTGGCCGGAGAGCAGGTCACCGATGACGTCGTAGCCGACCCCGAGCGCCCGGGGCACGATCAGCCCGCCGATCCCGATGATCAGTCCGCCGATCGCCGGCCACCACATCCAGTGCAGGCGGCCGCGGAGCAGTTCGAAGGTGTCCTCGGAGCGGTAGACCAGCGCGGTCACGGCGACGGCGAGCAGCCCGCCCAGCACCCCGATCCCGATCGCGAGGAGCTCCGCGGGCACGTCGATGCGCCAGCCCGCCGTGTCGAGCCCGAAGAGCGGCCCGGACCCGAGCAGCGGCGCCCGGAGCAACGTCGCCGTCACCACGGCCGCCGTCACGGGCAGGAAGCTGCGCGGCCGCCACTCGAAGAGCAGCAGCTCGACGGCGAGGAGCACGGACGCGAGCGGGGCGTTGAACGTCGCCGCCATACCCGCGGCCGCCCCCGAGACCATGAGCGCCTTCCGCTCGTCGTCGGTGAGGCGCAGCCGCTGCGCGACGAGGGAGCCGAGGGCCCCGCCGGTCATGATGATCGGGCCCTCGGCGCCGAACGGCCCGCCGGTGCCGATGCTGATCGCGGCCGAGGTCGGCTTCAGCAGCGCGACCTTCCCCTCCACGACGCTGCGCTTGAACAGGATCGCCTCGAGCGCCTCCGGCATGCCGTGGCCGCGGATCTTCTCCGAGCCGTAGCGCGCCATCACGCCCACGACCAGCCCGCCGACCACGGGCGCGCCGAGCACCACCCACCACGGGGCGTGCAGCTGCCCGGGGCTCACCGTGTCGGTCGCCAACCGGCCGCCGAACACGGCGTTGGTGATCAGTCCGATCAGCCGGAGCAGCAGCCACGCGGCCACGGCGCCGAGGGCACCGATCGGGATCGCCCAGGCGACGATCGCCCCGACGCGCGGGGTCAGCGTGAAGTCGGCGAGGGGTCCGGGACGTCGGGTCACGGTCACGGGTTCATCAGCTCCAGAGGGCCGGTGCCGTCGGGATCCGCGGCGTCCCGGAGGGCGGAGAGGGCGGTGGTGAGGGCGTCGCGGTGCTCCTCCGGCAGGCGGCCGACGAGGTCCGCGAGGGCCTCCCGACGACGGGCCAGGACGGTGGCGACCACGGCCCGCCCGGCCTCGGTGGGCTCGAGCACCA contains:
- a CDS encoding ABC transporter ATP-binding protein, which produces MTNLGERSDGARRSTGVRTPSQPVPVQRARPLPGPPVDTPLVIETRGLTKRYGSRAAVDEVDLHVAEGDRYGFLGPNGSGKTTMVRMLLGLVFATRGEIRVLGHEVPREVHRVLPRIGAMVEGPAAYGHLSGRANLDLLDASGPGPRAGRRRRVGEAMERVGLGGVDRRPVRTYSLGMRQRLGLAGALLSKPDLLILDEPTNGLDPHGIREIRELLIELNHEGTTVFLSSHLLAEIEALCTQVGVVDRGRLVLEEPLDAVRRHTGRVVVTTPDVERAAAALGSALVDRTPDGGLVVSPADDAGAAGLARHLVGAGVRLDALEPETVSLEDVVVRITGPGSDRA
- a CDS encoding ABC transporter permease — encoded protein: MMVVELRKLFRRPRTWVTIGLLCLLPAIVAVFLASTRIAPPPGQGAAFLSAVLESGSLYPAAALALVLPIFLPVAVAVIAGDTVAGESGAGTLRYLLVRPVGRTKLLVAKLVSVVAFVVATVAAVAGTSYVVGVTLFGAGDPVAVVNAIPQISGPGGGGSSSSASGGGGGTGATAPSAGGSASAADPAGPAPAAPGAPAAGPDTGSSSQLDPTEARERAADSVASLSGDPLSPADLALRLLGAMAYITISMLGVGAIALFLSTVTASSLGATLGALAALISSQVLVTLDAAASVTPYLPTRYWLAWIDFFRDPIFLRDIRAGLIVQAAYVVILMLAAWANFTTKDVAQ
- a CDS encoding Dyp-type peroxidase; protein product: MAVPQNGVLALGTSSHVYLEFDRRPHVDAAALAHALAELAVSVRTTGAVSLVVGMRPELWAEAAPQDAPADVHGYDEPVTGPDGFSMPATQHDAVIWVSGGSRSVVFDGGTTAVAALHGVADLADETAAWSHHHDRDLTGFEDGTENPPAAEAPGVVLVPDGQPGAGGSVLLLQKWRHDADRWTALDRSTQEDVIGRTKPDSVELDPKPADAHAARTDQDTYGHIVRRNSAYGDTTDHGTMFVGFCASQGPLAAMLDAMAGQDGPRDALTRYTTALTGAYYVIPAADSLVRLAPAPAG
- a CDS encoding chloride channel protein, with the protein product MTVTRRPGPLADFTLTPRVGAIVAWAIPIGALGAVAAWLLLRLIGLITNAVFGGRLATDTVSPGQLHAPWWVVLGAPVVGGLVVGVMARYGSEKIRGHGMPEALEAILFKRSVVEGKVALLKPTSAAISIGTGGPFGAEGPIIMTGGALGSLVAQRLRLTDDERKALMVSGAAAGMAATFNAPLASVLLAVELLLFEWRPRSFLPVTAAVVTATLLRAPLLGSGPLFGLDTAGWRIDVPAELLAIGIGVLGGLLAVAVTALVYRSEDTFELLRGRLHWMWWPAIGGLIIGIGGLIVPRALGVGYDVIGDLLSGHAALSLIVGILVVKSLIWGLSLGSGTSGGVLAPTFMIGAALGALAGLVLPPVGPGFWALVGLAATVGGVMRSPLTGVVFSLELTHAWSALLPLLIASATAYGVSILLLRRSVLTEKIARRGGHLSREYAVDPFSVRFVDEVMSPVPDDGSGRLRLRVADDGRLLGVERRSGELVADPVTVGPDDTLADARERLLAAGVSAAPVVGKDGEVLGTTTLAALLGQPAGAGASRTRLSAAGMT